The DNA region ttattattattattcttgttgttgttgttactgttagaACAGTTAATGTAAGATCTACCCTGTTAGCAAATTGTAAGTATACAGTGCAGTATTGTCAGCACCAGACACTGTgatataaatatttcttatgtCACAGCTATATTATTTAACTATTTCTTTATTTGCTTCTTATCTCCCATCACCATGAgaggaacatagtaggtgctcaatcatTAATTATTGAATGAACAAGTACATGAAGTTCAGTTTTCCTTTCTAAAAACTGGAACCTCGGCCTATGGCCTGGGCTGCCAGCCCGGTTAGGAGACCCTCCTCTGGCCGCCCCAGGCTTCCCACTGTCCACACTTACACACCGTTGTCTTCAGCTGATCCTTTGTATCCCCATCCTCCCAAGACAAAGAATAGGGGCCCTGCCTTGTTCCAGCCCAGACAGGTGGTGTGGCAGGGGCCAGGTAGGCGTTGGTTGGGAGGGGCCTGTCCAGAGGATAGAAGCTGGATTGGAAAGTGTTTTGCAAACCCTGAAGGCAGCACCTCCACCAGTGCTGGTTGCCGTGGTAGTTAATGTTATTCGTTTAGTTTGCAGAAACGGCCCCAGCAGCCTGGCTTGTATAAATATTAATCATGGGACCATTTCTGCTGCCCTAGTCAGGCCAGTGCCCTGCAGGACCCTGAACCAACAGGGGCCTGGCTGGGCCAAAGGGAAAGGTGCCCCCGGAGGGTGGGCTCTGGAGCTCTGTAAACAGGCTGGGTGCCCAGAATCACTAGGGGGCCCAtcaccttccctctcctcccctccttttcCCCCATCCTCAAGGCTCCGACAGCTCCAGAGGTGATGCGGGGAGCGGTCATCCCACCAGGCACCGAAGTGCTGCTGCCCAGCTCCTCTCTTTATTCGCTCACTTGTGTGGAAGCACGACACTGTCCCCACTGAGCATTGTGGGGGACACAGGGGGAGCCCAAAGGAGCCTTTGCCCTCCCGGGCTGCACAGCTAATGGGGGAGGCATGCTTGTTCAGGAGACTGGGGCACGACCACCCCCCTCCAAAGCACACGGCTCTTGGACAAAAGTGAAGAGTTGTGGTTGTTTGAATGATTATTTGTTTTACGGGCCCAATGTTGCATCTGGATATTCTGCCCCAGGAAACCCATTTCAGACCATTAAAATATCAAAGATGATCGGTAGCAGGCAAATAGAATGTGAACGTATGTATTTACAAACCAAATTTGTAAAACCAACAATTTAGTATACGTGCTAGCAGGGAGGGGGGCAGTGGGGGCATTTTTTTGGTAAGGGCTTGTTTGGCTGCAGCctcttaaaatggaaatatagcAGCTTGGGCTGCAGCTGTCTCCTTCGCTTGAAAAATCTTGCCACCTGCTTCCTTTGTTATTTCCAAATGATGCTCATCAGTCTTGAGAACATAGTCTGTTAGGCTGTGTGACTACCTCTGCCATCTTCTCATGCTGTATCATGGGGAGGAAGACCCAAGACTTTTGGTCCaagctgggggcggggcaggTGCCGGGAAGATGACCAGAGGGGCAGGTTTGAGAGGCAAAGTCAGGAGTCACTTCCTAGCTTCCTTGCTGCCTCCCTGTTCCAGACACTGTGCTCCTCCCTCTGAGGACCAGCCCTGCTTAGGTGCTGCTGATGGCAACCCACTACCTACCATGACCCTCACCCTGTTCTTCGGGGCCCCTTCAAGCTGGCTTGATCGGCTTAGCAGCCTTATCCCCATCACTGCCTTGACCTCCAGGCTCCAGCCTGGCTTCCCACAACCCAGCGCCCATGCACCCCTCTGCTGTGCACCTGCTTCAACAGATTTTATGCAAGGTTGAATTttgcctcctccaggcagccttccgTGATTTATTTAGCTTTACTTAGTGCCTCAGGAGCCCTGTGAAGCACTTACATTGTGGAAAACCTTCTTTGCCTTGGCTCACTCACCTGTGGGACAGTTGGCAGGCTGTGGGCTTGTGACAGAGGggcagccaggccctgggctccccTCCTCGGGCCGGCTAGCCTCGGCTCCACAGGGTTCCaaggtcatcaacagaggaagctGCAAGCCCTCCCAACACCCAGGACTGGCCCATCGTCAGTCCTAGTAATCCCTCTGTGTGGACGCATGTTACAAAGCCAGTCCATAGAGCCAGATTCTGGGGAGACAGGCTTCCCCTCTGGATGATGGAGCTGCACAGTCACATTGGGAAAGGAGCTTGCATGTAAGCATGGGACTATTTTCTGGCCATTTCTGCATCTCCCACAGTCAACATGGACTTCCCTGAAGAGCAGCCTAGGGCAGCAAATTGCACGGTGTGGTGTGGAGTGAGTTAATCTGCCCCTTTCTTCCCCTGGCTGCACGGCTCAGAGCAGTGGCGGCCAGGGCTGACTTAGTGGGCAGGTAACCTGGGCAGTCACACGGGGCCCCGTGCTCAGAGGGCCACACACTTGGTTTAATGCCCTGtggtcaccatcttgaaattcttcataATTCTGAACAAGAGCCCTGCATTTTCATTCTACAGTGGGACCTGCAAATTAGGTAGCTGGACCTGAGAGTGGCAGATGTCAGTTATCTGCCCAGCCCAGAATGACCCTGCTCTAGGAGCCCCGAGCACCAGAATCTTCCTGCCTGACGGAACTAGAAGAACTGGAACCAGTCCAAGCCtatagctgggggaggggaaaaccTTCGCAGCCCAAGGCTTCCTGGCCATAAAAGCCTGGTACTCAACCCATGAATCTTCTGACTGGCCTGCCCCCTCCTGCACCTGCCCCATGGGTAGACCCCTCCTACCTTTTAGGATGACCAGGTTCTCAGTTGGGACCCAGAGCATTGGGTCCAATCTCCCATTAGCTGTTAACTATTCTATAAGCCACTGATCCGATCAATCCCTTGCTTCGCTGCGGTCCTGGCCATCATGGCGGGCCTCCTTTAGGGCCTGATATGGGCCCTTCGTAAGGGACCCTAGTGCAGAACCCAACACTCGGTCCCCTAGCATTTCAGTATGTGATACCTGACAGTGACATTATTTGTGCCTCTCTCCCCCTCAAAAATgtgttccagggcttccctggtggcgcagtggttgagagtctgcctgctaatgcaggggacacgggttcgagccctggtctgggaggatcccacatgccgcggagcaactaggcccgtgagccacaactactgagcctgcgcgtctggagcctgtgctccgcaacaagagaggccgcgatagtgagaggcccgcgcaccgcgatggagagtggcccccgcaccacgatgaagagtggcccccgctcgccgcaactagagacagccctcgcacgaaacaaagacccaacacagctaaaaataaataaataaatcgagtagctattaattaaaaaaaaaaaatgcgttCCAGGGCAGCATCCCTGCCCCCTGGCGCGGGGCCTCCAACACAATCGATGCTCAGCAAACACTGAGAGGCATTGTAGAGCCTTCAGAATATGGACCCTGAGCCAGTCCTGGGCTccagtcctggttctgccacaCAGCCTCGGGCAGGAAACTGTTCcacgcctcagtttcctcatttgtaaaaacagGAAAGAGAGTATGGATGAAAAATACTGCCTGCCGTATCAGCAGACAACGGGtattgcagccatcaagccgGCAGCCCCTGCAGCTGCTCCCAGCCGCGCACCCCAAGGGGAATCATGACGGAAGAAAACCAAGATACcgaccctagatagttaaggtgcatatcggAGGGGTGACGTCAGTGAGACCGGACTCCTGCATCCTCCTATCCGTAGAAAAGctctaaattcattaacttgagatgtctggttttctctaattaacagtaatcttttgatgtccgACTACCTGTTTTTTGTTacaaaaactcctgtatatcctggcttctcccttatCTCTTTGGAGAAGTCCCTCACATCTATCTGAAAGGCTGTCTTCCAGGCTtgagtcctcagttttgtctgccaaataaaacataattcgcAACTTTTaggttgcccattttttttttagtcggCAAGGTAACAATAGTACCTACTTTATACAACTGCTGTGGAGATCAAGTGAGTTAATATCCATGTTAAGAGCTCAGAAGAGCCCTGAACACCTAGTCACTGCCATGTTTGCTGTTACCAGTGAGTGACTGAATAAAGCTATAACTGCACACTCACCGTACCACGTAATGTTGAAATTTACTGGGCTGGTCCTTCAgataccattcattcattcattcattccctgaatgtttgttttgtgtttgccATGAGCCTGGCGCTGTGCCAGGTGCAGGGGATTAAAAAGTTGAGTAAGATAAATTTTGCTCAGAGGTGACTCAGAGGGTGGGGAAAACTGATGGGTAAGTGAGTGTAGCTTCTGTGATTTGCTGCAGGCAGTGTGATGACGGGGAGGTGTGTGAGGGGCACAGGGGGGAGGGGACCTGTTCTGCCTGGGAGAGGCGGGCAGAAGTGAAACTGCGGAAATGCGTCTGGGGGAGGAGGTGCTCCAAGGAACTccggatcttttttttttttatttgtttttaattgattgattgattgatttttggctgcgttgggtcttcgttgctgtgcgcgggctttctctagttggggcgagcggggctactcttcgttgcagtgtgcgggcttctcattgcagtggcttctcttgttgcggagcaggggctttaggcgcgtgggcttcagtagttgcggctcgtgggctcagtaggtgtggctcgtgggctctagagcgcaggctcagtagctgtggcgcacgggcttagttgctccgcggcatgtgggatcttcctggaccagggctcgaacccgtgtcccctgcattggtaggcggattcttaaccactgcgccaccagggaaggctcGGAGCTCCGGTTCTTTGTCTCAGCAAAGAAAGAAGTCAGCTAGAGGCAAAGTGACAggtaagaagtgatttattagaacaGGACGCTTGTGAGGTTTACAAGCGGGCGGGCAAGGGAGTGCCGCCTTGAGAACTTtgtgggctacagttttataatcgaaggaaaagtggggaggaggagaagaccaccttcttcctcattcttgagtatATGTCACGCTTCCATGATCAGCTCCTCCTCCACGTAGGGCGGGGGAGTTTTCTTGCCCCTATATGGTCAAACTGGGACTGTCGTGGCacaatggaaatgagcaaaaaggcGGTGACGTACATTAAAATACGGTAAATCATACGGTTTCAGTATAATGTcaccttttccttatatttttgtttttagtgtgcgCAGAGAAGCGTGTCCTAGGAATCATTAACTTACGGACCTccctgggcaggatgtgggtctcctgccaccattgttttattgttttgggggcaagtctcatgcttctgttgcacggttttgttgctaagcaagcctgcttggttttgtggttaagcaaacctgctttcttgagtgatcattaacttacagggggCTCCCATACTTTTTCCTTTACTTATGATCCTttagtgggattaactatttaatcacctactttgtccctttactctgtccctatcagaAGGAGCACAAGAATGGAGGTAACGCTGGCACCAAGCCTCACCAAGGTGTGTCGACAGCAACCTTTAGACAAAGCACAGCTTGGATTCAGACACAAAGgagttaacattttcttttctttttttaattatcataATAGAAAATGATGACAACAGCAGCAGTGCCATGAGTCAAAGGGACACGATTCCACACGGCCACATTTTTACATCCATTAAGGTTAGAGATTTTGAATCAAAAGAGCACATTGAAACCCTACATTAAGAAATAGCCTTTTCACTGTAGCAAAAGTTACCTCATCGCGAAACCTGGGGGCTTCAGTAGCAACGGACTACAAGAATAGTTAAAATACCTTTTTATTAAGTAAACCACTTACACTTACAAGTTGAATATGCAAACGTTAGTAAGACACAGAAACATTTCCGATTCTCTCGGCATGAAGAATTGGCATCTGGACTGCAGCTAGTTACAAGAATAAGgtttaaaactttaaatagtAGAAAGTTTAAATAGTAGAAAGAGTGTTAGTATGCTTTCAACTGGGAGAAATAGGGTGGGAAAAGGTCAGAACAAGAGAAGATGTAGATTTGCCCAAAGGCTGTGGACCAGCTCCCCTACCTCCACCCTATCTTAAGATTTTCCCCAAGAAGCATCTCTCAGATATATTGGTGAGGAGCCAGGTCCCTCAAGGTCCCAGAGACCCACAGTTACTGGGTGGGAGGACGTGGGACAAGTTCATCCCCACTGCCGTATCCAATTTGTACGGTTCTCTATCCAGGGTGACTCCCCATGAAAGCCCAAGACAATGGAAAGGGAGAGGACTTGGATTTCCGAACAACTTGCTAGATTCCAGATCACTGCCCTTGGCTGGAATTATTTGAACTTGAGGCAGCAACCGTGTTCACTTCTGTAGCTCAGGAGACCTTTGATTTATTAAATGACTCACAAATGGGGAAAGGTGGAGATTTGGAAGATACCCatagctttggagtcagagataGCACGGCCTAAACCTGGGTTTCCCAACCTCGGCGCTCTGGGCATTTGGGGGATGGATGATTCTTTGTCCTGGGGGCTCTTcggcagcatccctggcttctgtcTACTAGATGCCAGCAGAACACATCCTGCAGTTCATGAAAACCGAAATTGTCTTCAGACGTTGCCAAAGGTGCCCTGGGAGACAAAAtcatccccagttgagaaccacagtCCTAGTGGTTCAGAAACTTCATTGATAGATGCCCTGGGCTCAAGACCCCGCTCTTCTGCTCACCCAAACGGGACCTGGCAACTCTCCCGAGACTCTtggagactcagtttccttgAGGAAAGTGTAAAAGTTTGGAAGCCCCCTTCCTGCCAGCTTACAGAGCCTAGGTCAGAACCATCTGGGTTGCTGGGACAATGCTTTGAACTATAAATGCAGTGATTCTCTGGTTCATTAAGACACTGGGGGAAAGATAGCTGATGAGACCGATGCTGGGGCCACTGGTGGCTGCTCAGCCACGTGGAGGGGGCTcggcggggagggaggagggggctcggcggggagggaggagggggctcggcggggagggaaggctctggattcccccagtagctgtggcacacaaaTTCCCTGCAAAGGTGACTCGTACATCTGTCAGGATTTATTCCCAAGGCAGCACGGGTCTCAGACCTCCTCCCGGGAATGCAGGAAGTCAGCCTGCAAAGGGACCCAGGAGCAGACGATGGACCTCATCAAACAGCTGGTTGGAGAGGTCTGGGCAGGTGCAAGTGTGCACAGTGGTCAAAAGGCAGGTGCCCAACACATCCCGGGAACTGTGCAGCCCAAGCAACCCCTCCAAGGGCTTTCTCTGCTTTTATTCTCTATcttgacaaaaaacaaaaaaaaaatgtatgacttTTTACCAAGACTCAGAACAAGCCATGCAGACTTTTCCAAAATTTACGTAGTCCTTTTTAGGTACTTTTGACAACTCCATTGCACTCCTGATAGCTGCTGTTTTCTCACTCTGGGGGGAACTTTCCTACCTTTAATCACCATGGTTTGCACTGTTTTGTCCCCTGTCCACCCCCAGCCtcccatccaaaaaaaaagaaggaaagaaaatgctcAAGGTCTGATCTCAGAAGTGACTTGCTGGGGACACCTGGCCACCACTGAACTCTGATTACCTGGGTTTCCCGGAGCGGCTTCTTCTTCCGCTTGGAGATTACAGACTCCACCCCTGTGGGCTCTCAGTGCTCAGTCACCCAGCCTCCCCTCCATCCCTATCGTGACCCTCTCACCACATGGCTGACGTCAGGGCCCTGTGGAGCAGATGCGCCAGGCAAACACGGGACATTCCGGTTCCAACTGCTCCCTTGGGCCAGAAGCACAGCTCCTTGGGCATCTCCATCATGGCAGCCCAGCCCACCCAGGACTTGCTCTGGGGACAGTCAAAGGGGTGAAGGGGCCCAGATGACAACTGGCAGAGAACATGATGCCTGTCCCAAGGCTGGGACTGGCCATCCAGGGCCCCCCTGTGTTCCCCAGTGAATGCACAGCGCCCTGGGCCAGGCATCCATCCGGGGACCTGTCAGCTCTCCACTAATTTATGATGTGGCCCCAGCTGACCTCCCGAAAGTTAAGGTCCTGACTAGATGCTCTCTAAAGCCTCTTGCTGCTCTGAGGGTCTGCAACTGATAAAATACCTGGGCAGTGCTGCCCGCCCCTTTCTAGGACGTACGCTCAAAATCCCTTCTCCAGGACCAGAACAGCCTAGCCTCAGAGGCCCATCCCGGGCTGGTCCATCCCAGAGGGCTCATCATGGAGGGTGCAGATGCAGGGAGACAGAGACGCAGGGTAACCGCCCAGCCTGCAGAGCCAGCAGACCCGGGTCTGAATCACCGCTCCTCGGCTATGGGTTCTTGGGCACACAGCCTGGCCTCAGCTTTCTCAACAGAAAAATGTGACAATAATTACCGTGCACCTCTCTGTACCCTCACTCCTGTCCCCGAGGGGTGATTTGAGAAGTAAATGAGATACATACAGCACACAGCACAAGGAAGGTATGTAATGACAGCAATAATCATTGTTAATAATATCACTAGTAATAATGAGGGAAGGTCAAGTTCCTGCAGAAGGAGAGGACCATTTGTCTGGAAGGAATCGGGCAGCAGTGTAGATGGCAGCCAAGTGTCTCCAGTCTCCAGGGAGGGATTCCGACAGATGCCAGCGGGCTGGTGGGCAGCGAGTCCTTCCGTTCAGAACAAGCTGGAAAATGGCCTGTTGTCCCTCGAGGCCAGTGGTACTAGCCTGTCCTCCTGGCTTTTCTCCCTCAGATTCCGGGGGACCCCTGAAAGGAAATATGAGCGTCTTTCTCTGCGGGGTAGACGGGGTCAAGGGAGTCTCATTTGCCTCTTGATCCCATGGAAAGGGCAGCAGTGACAGAGCAGAGGGGCCGGCAGAGCGGTTGACTCTCCCAAGGCCTACAGGAGGCGGAATCCCCTTGGGACATGCCCGGCTAAAGTGTCCCCTGGCCTGGCCTCTCCTCCAAAGCTCCAAGGACTGCAACTCACGACCTCATAAAGCAAGAGCTGCTCTGTGCGGTGAAGTGCAAACGCACACAGGTGTGCGACACCCACAGCTTGCAGAAGGGAGATGGAGGGGCGTGCAGGGGGCATTCCAGCCATGGTAGGACCCCTTCCCTGAGGAGCAGAGAAAGAGGCAAGCCCCTCCTTCCTCCACACGGACCTGTCAAGCCCGGGTGGGCTCAGGGGCCAGCCTCCCCTGGGAGAAGCCAGAACGGGAGCCCCAGGCTGGGGTCCGAGAGAGGAGCAGCCATCCCCAGCTGCTCGGGAGAACCCTGGGGCTCAGCGGAAGGCCTGAGCCTGGGCTGGGGCCCAACCTGCCACACAGACCATCCCACGACTCTGCTTATCAATTCTGGCTGCGTGAGTCTCACTCCTCATGTGGGTCCCTCCGTGGGGCTCCGGGTCTGGGCCAGGGCCTTCTTCATGGGTCCCGAGAAAGCTGGTCTCTGGGAACTTTTCTGGCCATGCAGAGAGACTTGAGTTCACcttaaagggggggggggggcaggcaaCAGGGACCACCACCCCCAAAgcctgggcagagagagggggataAGCATGCCGCATTCCAAGGATGGTCAGAGACTTCAACCTGCAGAAGCCAGAGCCCACTCGGGCCACGTCATGATGCGGGAGCTCCGGAAACGGCCTCTGGAGACTCAGGGCCTGGTTTAAATGTGCCCTAGAGGTGCCACCCAGCCACTGAAGGCAGCATGGGGTTCCGGAAAGAGCCTGGTTTTAAACCAGATGGTTCAAGTTCagcctgagcctcactttcctgctgtgtggcctcggGCAAGTCATTCCACTCCTCGGAGCTTCTGGTCCCTTATCTGCGTGTTGGAGCAATGATACTCTAAGGTAACCGTGAGGATTAAATCTGTGCCTATGAATCTGGCACAAGGCTTGGACACAAGACTCAAGCGATGATGTCAGATCTCTTGGCCTTTACTTAACATCAAAGACATTCCCAACTGCAGCAGGAGGGAAAGGGCAGTGCACTCTGGCTAGAAATCTAACATGCGCATCGATCCCTGTTGTTATCTGAGTGaaggtggaaaaaaaattaacaagagaTGGAGAtggggtgaccctgggcaagtcactgtgATCCGTATGATGCACAGTTTAGACAAGAAGCTCTTTAAAGCTCTTGACCATCTATGGCCCTGACACTGAAAAGAAAGACttgaaatttgaatttaactGACAACATGTCAGTTTTCATGTCAGGGAAAACAAAACCTTCATAGGGGATACCTCTGTGCCCAGAAACACCCAGCAAACACGGGGCCCACCAGGGCTGCCCCGGAAGGCTGGCGGTCTCCTGAGAGCTAAAAGCCAaccttttctcccttccccatTCCTCCCCCTGTTATCAAACATAGAACCTCCTCTCCCACAGCCATCTCCACAGGCCATTTGAGAACGGAGAGCTGCCACCTGCCTCTTACAGGGCTGCAGGCTCCCTGGGGATGTGGGGTCAGAAGGCAAAGAATCAGGGTATTTGGGCTGGATGGCCCCCATGAAGACACCTTGTCTCCCCACCCTGGCTCTGGAGTTCCCCCCTTGGGTTCCCTCATAGAGCCGCGTGTCTAAGAAAGACCTTGCTCACGGGGCAGATGCCAGGCCTTGGCGGAGAGGAGTTTGCTGGAGAAGCAGCTGGAATGATGTGCCCACAATGGCCACCACCCAGCCCCGCCTCCAGGCTGGTCCTGCCTACAGACCGCAGGGCCCGGTCAGTGATTCCAGAAGGAGTCCAGGCAAAAGGTACCACAGCCCTTCTCCCGCTCCGCAAAGGTCACACCAGCAGTCTGTGCTCATGACCTCCGCTTGAACTGAAGCACGTGTGGATGGACGCCAGGCGACAGTGACAGATGCAGCCAATAAGAGCTGGCGGCTGGCGCTGTCTGGAGCGTGGGCTGGTAATCCTGTTATCGTGGCAGCTCGGTGCCGACCGACCTCCCACAGACGAGGGGCTGCCTCTGGACGATTAAGATGTCCCTTTGCGTATCAAAAACACTCATTTCTCCTGAGACCACAGTGACAAATTCAGCCTTTTTGCAATTGTCCCCCGATATGCATGAGGGCTTCTTTACCAGTCTTTTAAGCTTCTCAACCACAGAGGAGGAGTTTATGCCGTCTATTTTCTTTTGTACAGTGCAGGGAGGAAGCAAGAAGAAAGCCGCTCCTGGCTTGTAGGCAAGCAAGCCCGTGTCTGAGCTCCTCCCACTCTTGGGGGCACAGGGAGAGCTGTCTCGGGAAGGGGAGGCACTGCACCATGAAGAAAAGTGAGCCCTTTCCTATACTGATCCCCCCAGCACGTGGGTGCAGCCAAAGGCCAACAGCGCTCTGGTCCTGATGAGGGGCTCCCAGGTTTGCCAGCCCCCCAGCCGCTGCCTTTTAAGCTTGTAAGGAAACTGACTCAGGCAGAACACATTTACACCTGCAAGAGTGCATGGTGGCCAAACCAAGTTTACAGTGTGGGTGTCTCAACTCCCTGCCCACCCTGCACACAACTTCGAGACCCTCTGGATATTCTCCCCAGGGCAGCTGAGAAGGCAGGAATCTGCTCAAGACAGTGCTCAGTTGGGGCAGAGAGAGCCCAGAACTGATGGTCAGGAAATGTCCCTCCTGCTCTGACCCCTGCCTTTACATGCCCTGAGACCACAGGCAAACcacgtccccctccctcccacccgccaaTCGATGAGGTACACACACCACATCCCTAAAATTCCGTGATTTCTCAGGGAGGAAAGAGCATCTTCAGTGGGTGATCTAAAGAGTTAACTGCCGGGCAGATCTAATTTTTAAAGGCACCTTCTCCTCTTTTCGCAAAGAAGAGAAAGTCCATCCAGCAGATAaaaaccaccaccactaccacccctgAAATCCACGTCACCAGGAATCCCCCATCCTTGGGTTTCATAAGGGGCCAGGTGTCTGGTAACAAAGATGCCATTTCCAAGTCAAATGAGGAACGTTCTATGACCCTTCAAGTGACCACCACCAATATTCCGAGGGGCTGACTGGGAAACCAGATTGGGGTGGGAACACTCAAGTTCTGAGGGCTGCCCTTGCCCTCAGGTAAGCTGGCAGAAAAACAAGACACAGAAGTGATTATTTAGTGCCAGCAAGGGATCATCCAACCATGTCTGTATTTTAAACTGACTGGCTTCCCTCTGGTCTCATGTTCGTGGAATGCAGTTTCAAGACCTCCCCAGTCTACTCCTCGAAGGCTCCGCCCCGGCGTGCCTCCGGAAGCTGGAAGCCCAGGCTCCCATATTTTCTGGATCAGCTGGACCACAGCTTGGAGTATCTGAAATCAGGGCCGCTTGGGGAAATCCCAGACGCATGGTGGCTCCCCTTGGAGAGACCGCGCACCTGGTCAGAACTCCTGGTTCTAGAACGCGGGTGCAGCCAAAGGCCAGCAGCGCCAGTGCCCCGCTGTGAGCCCagcgcggggggcgggggggggggggggggcgtcccGGAGCTCCCGCGGCTCAGAAGGTGAAGGCATACACCACCCCCACCACGACAATGTTCCCCAGCGTCGCTATGATGGCGATCCAGAGCAGGACGGCGTCGTTGGACGACCTTGGCGGCTCCTCTGGCTGACCTTGGCCGTTGGAGGCCGCGTGCACGTTGGTGGAGGAGTTAAAGAGGGAGTACTCGGCGCTGAAGTCCTCGTTGGGCGAGTCCATGAAGGCGCCTCCCATCATGGGCAgctgagaagaaggagagagagaattaaGCAGAGCCCTCGGGAGCTGGGAGGCTGCCCGCGGAGGGGCAGCAGGCTGGTAAAGCAGCCCCCTCGAAGATACAGCCCCGAACTGGGCTTTGCTTTGGGTCTTTTAAAGAAATGACAGTGCATACTTTCACCTAGAAAAATTAGCATTCACAGCAACCTTCTGAGGCAGACACTCATGCCCACTTTGCAGACGAAGAGGTTAAGGCCCCGAACAGCTCAGCAGACTATCTCAAGGCTAGTTGGCAGCTCACTGGGACTTACAGACCCTCCCTCTCTAAATGCCAGGTCCTCCATGACAGCACACATCGCCAAATGTCTTTATTCTTCTAACTGTAAAAATAATATCGGCTCAGCATAGAACATTAAtacaaaagaggagggaaaaaaagagaatcataatctCACGACTTTGGGATAATCACTGTTCacatcttcctttctaatcttttcctgtgtgtgtgtgtgtgtgtgtgtgtgagagagagagagtgagagagagagagagagagaacttttaAACATGTTGGTTTTATATTCC from Eschrichtius robustus isolate mEscRob2 chromosome 1, mEscRob2.pri, whole genome shotgun sequence includes:
- the C1H14orf132 gene encoding uncharacterized protein C14orf132 homolog isoform X2, coding for MDLSFMAAQLPMMGGAFMDSPNEDFSAEYSLFNSSTNVHAASNGQGVPRNLREKSQEDRLVPLASRDNRPFSSLF
- the C1H14orf132 gene encoding uncharacterized protein C14orf132 homolog isoform X1 produces the protein MDLSFMAAQLPMMGGAFMDSPNEDFSAEYSLFNSSTNVHAASNGQGQPEEPPRSSNDAVLLWIAIIATLGNIVVVGVVYAFTF